A single Ignavibacteriales bacterium DNA region contains:
- a CDS encoding citrate transporter: protein MELLQLAGVLIVFLIMSGLMFFRKIPALLALPLMAFFIPLISGVSPEHVLTFVLGQGSTRLAEAYTIAIFGSMLSIMLQKTGVAENFIKLGAELAGDKPWTIAMVMMVFIILLFTTLGGLGAIIMVSTVVLPILISVGLSPITTVGVFLLGLSIGGILNVGNWAVYIEVLKLTPDEVRFFALIMFAISFLVAAVYLTIQLYRDGHDINFKKIGISLGALVLLALLYFPVKGMLGEETFEQISSVAKSAGLSIKYFILIGLIAIFGITIYRLISKKEHKGIFWGAYLIPVVPLLLILFFDMNFIAAFITGLIYGFLTTYQKNSLNILVRSILEGGSVVMPAVALMLGIGMLLNAVMGPSGNAAAAFYPDGWPVLTLLRPVISSIIPTGQLSYIITFGLAAPLALYRGPLNVWGMGYGIAAILLASGMVPGAIMGLLLSVGQIQGISDPTNTQNVWLANEMRVEVQKILWNTIAYTWIIAVLGLAVSAFIYYP, encoded by the coding sequence ATGGAATTGTTACAATTAGCCGGGGTCCTGATCGTATTCCTGATAATGTCAGGGCTCATGTTTTTCCGAAAGATACCTGCTCTGCTGGCTCTGCCGTTAATGGCTTTTTTTATTCCTCTGATTTCTGGTGTCAGTCCTGAACATGTTTTAACGTTTGTCCTGGGGCAGGGATCAACCCGGCTTGCGGAAGCTTACACCATTGCAATTTTCGGAAGCATGCTCAGTATAATGCTTCAGAAAACCGGAGTTGCAGAAAATTTTATAAAATTAGGGGCCGAACTCGCGGGAGACAAACCCTGGACAATTGCAATGGTGATGATGGTCTTCATTATTCTTCTCTTCACCACACTTGGCGGGCTGGGGGCTATCATCATGGTCTCGACGGTTGTGCTGCCTATTCTGATTTCAGTCGGTCTGTCCCCTATTACTACTGTGGGTGTGTTTCTGCTGGGTTTAAGCATAGGGGGAATATTAAATGTTGGCAACTGGGCAGTTTATATTGAGGTTTTGAAACTTACCCCTGATGAAGTCAGGTTTTTCGCTCTTATTATGTTTGCCATATCTTTTTTAGTTGCAGCAGTGTATCTTACCATTCAGCTGTATCGTGACGGACACGATATCAACTTTAAAAAGATTGGCATCTCACTTGGGGCGCTTGTTCTCCTTGCTCTGCTCTATTTTCCTGTTAAAGGAATGCTTGGTGAAGAGACATTCGAACAGATTTCATCGGTTGCAAAGTCAGCCGGGCTCTCAATTAAGTATTTCATTCTGATTGGTCTGATTGCCATCTTCGGGATAACTATATACCGCCTGATTTCAAAAAAAGAGCATAAAGGAATTTTCTGGGGAGCATACCTTATTCCGGTAGTCCCGCTGCTGCTGATTCTCTTTTTTGACATGAATTTTATCGCTGCATTTATTACCGGGCTAATTTATGGCTTCCTGACGACGTACCAGAAAAACAGTCTTAATATCCTCGTGAGATCAATTCTTGAAGGTGGTTCAGTGGTTATGCCTGCGGTTGCTCTCATGCTCGGAATCGGAATGCTTCTAAATGCAGTAATGGGCCCATCAGGTAATGCAGCAGCAGCATTTTATCCCGATGGCTGGCCGGTGCTTACACTTTTGCGGCCGGTAATTTCCTCCATTATACCAACAGGACAACTGTCCTACATCATTACCTTTGGTCTGGCAGCTCCCCTGGCACTCTACAGGGGTCCTCTGAATGTTTGGGGAATGGGTTATGGCATTGCCGCTATTCTTCTTGCATCAGGGATGGTTCCCGGTGCAATTATGGGACTGCTGCTTTCTGTGGGACAGATTCAGGGTATCAGTGATCCGACCAATACACAAAATGTCTGGTTGGCAAATGAGATGAGGGTTGAGGTTCAGAAAATTTTATGGAATACCATCGCTTACACATGGATTATTGCAGTCCTCGGATTAGCCGTGTCAGCCTTCATTTATTATCCCTGA
- the murB gene encoding UDP-N-acetylmuramate dehydrogenase yields the protein MLHYLKKSLKDYNSFQLDVTADELIILSEVNEVISEVKRLTADNRNFVILGGGSNVLFSADYNGTVLINRLKGVSAISELDGDFLINVSSGEDWDAFVQTAVENGWYGLENLSLIPGTVGASPIQNIGAYGQEAGNFIHSVTYLDLLSKEIITLNNESCRFGYRNSIFKQELKGPFFIISVTFRLQKRFTPVLSYADLANRFKGKETSDISAQEVRNSVIEIRRSKLPDPKEIGNAGSFFKNPEIRLSEFNVLKEKFPQIPGFIKGDWVKVPAGWLIQETGWRGKRYKNAGTYQNQALVLINYGSATPEELIELKNLIKKDVLDKFSLELEEEVNIIGPDFG from the coding sequence ATGCTTCATTACTTAAAAAAATCCCTAAAAGACTATAATTCTTTTCAACTCGATGTCACTGCCGATGAACTGATAATTCTTTCTGAGGTGAATGAGGTAATTTCCGAGGTGAAAAGACTGACCGCAGACAATAGGAATTTCGTCATTCTTGGCGGGGGAAGTAATGTTCTTTTCAGCGCGGATTATAACGGAACAGTTCTCATCAACAGGCTTAAGGGCGTTAGTGCAATTTCAGAACTTGATGGTGACTTCCTTATTAACGTATCTTCCGGGGAAGACTGGGATGCCTTTGTCCAAACCGCGGTTGAAAACGGCTGGTACGGCCTTGAAAATTTATCGCTGATTCCGGGTACCGTAGGTGCTTCACCGATCCAGAACATCGGTGCTTACGGGCAGGAAGCGGGTAATTTTATTCATTCGGTAACATATCTCGATCTTTTATCCAAAGAGATTATTACACTTAATAATGAATCCTGCCGATTTGGCTACCGTAACAGCATCTTCAAACAAGAACTAAAAGGCCCGTTTTTCATTATAAGTGTCACTTTCAGGCTGCAAAAAAGGTTTACTCCGGTATTAAGCTATGCCGATCTTGCCAACCGTTTCAAAGGAAAAGAAACTTCTGACATTTCTGCGCAAGAAGTCAGAAATTCGGTGATCGAAATCAGAAGAAGCAAGCTTCCGGACCCGAAAGAAATAGGCAATGCAGGTAGTTTCTTTAAAAACCCAGAGATAAGATTATCAGAATTCAATGTGTTAAAGGAGAAATTTCCTCAAATCCCGGGATTTATTAAGGGAGATTGGGTTAAAGTGCCGGCAGGATGGCTAATCCAGGAAACAGGCTGGAGAGGCAAACGATATAAAAACGCCGGTACTTATCAAAACCAGGCATTAGTCCTAATAAATTATGGGTCAGCAACCCCTGAAGAGCTCATAGAATTGAAGAATTTGATAAAAAAAGATGTATTAGACAAATTTTCGCTGGAACTCGAAGAGGAAGTCAATATAATCGGACCGGATTTCGGTTAA
- a CDS encoding phenylalanine 4-monooxygenase has protein sequence MSSEKKEVLTAYEKASADGVDPRCIPQKLSGDVPVGSEIVYPNYPAGDHETWSILFKRQMGLLEGRVCREYIEGTRMMGFAPDKIPFLGELSGVLSEATNWKVARVPGLIHEENFFELLRHRIFPSTDYIRGKEELDYTPAPDLFHDIFGHMPLLTNPNFANFYQKFGEAALKAEGEQHIWLERFHWFTAEFGLINTSEGRRIYGAGIVSSLNEVQHALSAEVEVKPFDPEAIVNQEYEVWHLQPVLFAIESFEQLEEGFARWTKSQGLF, from the coding sequence ATGTCATCAGAGAAAAAAGAGGTTCTAACTGCCTACGAAAAAGCCTCGGCAGACGGTGTTGATCCGCGGTGTATTCCTCAGAAACTGAGCGGGGATGTTCCTGTTGGTTCTGAAATTGTGTACCCCAATTATCCTGCCGGAGATCATGAAACCTGGAGTATCCTTTTCAAACGTCAGATGGGGCTGCTAGAGGGGAGAGTCTGCCGTGAGTATATTGAAGGTACCAGAATGATGGGATTTGCACCCGATAAGATTCCATTCCTTGGTGAACTCAGCGGTGTCCTTTCCGAGGCAACAAACTGGAAAGTTGCGCGTGTACCGGGACTGATTCATGAAGAAAATTTCTTTGAACTTCTCCGGCACAGGATTTTCCCGTCAACGGATTATATCCGCGGTAAGGAAGAACTGGATTATACTCCCGCCCCTGATCTTTTTCATGATATATTCGGGCACATGCCATTACTCACCAATCCTAATTTTGCGAACTTTTATCAGAAATTCGGAGAGGCAGCGCTAAAAGCAGAGGGTGAACAGCATATCTGGCTCGAACGGTTTCACTGGTTCACCGCTGAATTCGGACTGATAAACACCAGCGAGGGGAGAAGGATATACGGAGCCGGAATCGTTTCATCACTTAATGAAGTGCAGCATGCATTATCAGCTGAAGTGGAAGTTAAACCGTTTGATCCTGAAGCAATCGTTAATCAGGAATATGAAGTATGGCATCTTCAGCCGGTTCTCTTTGCTATTGAATCGTTTGAGCAGCTCGAGGAGGGCTTTGCACGTTGGACAAAGTCCCAGGGACTGTTTTAG